Proteins from one Megalopta genalis isolate 19385.01 chromosome 1, iyMegGena1_principal, whole genome shotgun sequence genomic window:
- the LOC117220878 gene encoding uncharacterized protein LOC117220878, with translation MATSDVLQFHYCTENEDVRNATKNFAGILGDAFEQYKKLWIEYIKLQKYCENAGVKIPFQVFKSKSDNSNIVLPKAESCIDVYSNQTSQLSKNSTTYNLDNTLGSNETILADDKFGHNKLLHSPVLIRRHKPKKNSITPGRSILDDTDEIDTSIPLRENIIILANSSDEDLSTSVETKENQCSNILNNNDEIECTPLSRLPKKLGLSKLYNIETTLLNSGKKLKQSRLAFVPSEENKMIMDAKKRKKLNKLIQPEFLTSTKNLQQNSKGTGSNETVDEEIIEDSPTKRKKSKLKIQSLKLKKNSSGKFRDDISIKINLFSDTKISYANLSQCLPVDTSTQSKELYSKKELKSFSISENKGIRNSYEILPSLSLVDTERIVNNIPEEETEKIDTKRMVNNIPKEETEKIDASNEFQAQKKKLSKLVEGACNSNLSCNDETFYLLGERPKEKTEKNDTKRMVNNISKEETVKIDTSNGSQAQKRKLSKLVEETCNSNHSCNDETFYLLGERPKEKTEKNDTKRMVNNISKEETEKIDTSNGSQAQKRKLSKLVEETCNSNLSCNDETFDLLGERLKEKSTSKVDNTKISNFNMPKNMSHDSPSMKKNLMNNFDVASKKENVLIDKTRNKAERAKMAGSTCWECEKYYGNLGLSKEEMKTRQKQCSRHRINKEKPRSPEGFWYPLFPEPYASSIEND, from the exons ATGGCTACCTCAGATGTTCTACAATTTCACTATTGTACAGAGAACGAAGACGTACGAAATGCAACCAAGAATTTTGCCGGAATTCTCGGGGACGCGTTCGAACAATATAAAA AATTATGGATTGAGTATATTAAATTGCAAAAATATTGCGAAAATGCTGGTGTAAAAATTCCATTTCAAGTGTTTAAATCTAAAAGTGATAATAGCAATAT TGTATTACCGAAAGCTGAAAGTTGTATAGATGTATACAGTAATCAAACAAGTCAATTATCCAAGAATTCAACTACATATAATTTGGATAATACATTGGGTTCAAATGAAACAATTCTAGCTGATGATAAGTTTGGTCATAACAAATTATTACATAGTCCAGTACTTATAAGAAGACATAAGCCTAAGAAGAATAGTATTACACCTGGCCGTTCCATTTTGGATGATACTGATGAGATTGATACATCTATTCCACTTAGAGAAAATATTATCATTTTGGCAAATAGTTCTGATGAAGATCTTTCTACATCTGTTGAAACCAAAGAAAATCAGTGTTCAAATATTTTGAATAATAATGATGAAATTGAATGTACACCACTGTCTAGATTGCCAAAAAAATTGGGACTCAGTAAACTATATAATATTGAAACCACATTATTGAACAGTGGAAAGAAGTTGAAACAGTCGAGGCTCGCATTCGTTCCATCTGAAGAAAACAAAATGATCATGGATGCAAAGAAACGtaaaaaattaaacaaattgaTACAACCTGAATTTCTTACATCCACAAAAAATCTACAGCAAAACTCAAAGGGTACTGGCTCCAATGAAACAGTAgatgaagaaataattgaagATAGTCCCACTAAACGTAAGAAATCGAAATTGAAAATACAAAGCTTGAAACTGAAAAAAAATAGTAGTGGAAAATTTAGAGACGATATTAGTATAAAGATTAATTTATTTAGCGATACTAAAATTAGTTATGCTAACCTCAGTCAATGTTTACCTGTAGATACATCTACACAAAGTAAAGAACTATATTcgaaaaaagaattaaaatcaTTTAGTATCTCGGAGAACAAGGGCATTAGAAACAGTTACGAAATTTTACCATCTTTGTCGCTTGTTGATACAGAACGCATAGTTAACAACATACCAGAAGAAGAAACAGAGAAAATTGATACAAAACGTATGGTTAATAACATACCAAAagaagaaactgagaaaattgATGCTAGTAATGAATTTCAAGCACAGAAGAAAAAGTTGTCGAAATTGGTTGAAGGAGCCTGTAATTCCAATCTCTCATGTAATGATGAAACATTTTATCTCTTGGGTGAAAGACCTAAAGAGAAAACTGAGAAAAATGATACAAAACGTATGGTTAATAACATATCAAAAGAAGAAACTGTAAAAATTGATACTAGTAATGGAAGCCAAGCACAAAAAAGAAAATTGTCGAAATTGGTTGAAGAAACCTGCAACTCTAATCACTCATGTAATGATGAAACATTTTATCTCTTGGGTGAAAGACCTAAAGAGAAAACTGAGAAAAATGATACAAAACGTATGGTTAATAACATATCAAAAGAAGAAACTGAAAAAATTGATACTAGTAATGGAAGCCAAGCACAAAAAAGAAAATTGTCGAAATTGGTTGAAGAAACCTGCAACTCCAATCTCTCATGTAATGATGAAACATTTGATCTCTTGGGTGAAAGACTTAAAGAGAAATCAACTTCCAAAGTTGATAACACAAAAATTAGTAATTTCAATATGCCAAAAAATATGTCTCACGACTCACCATCCATGAAGAAGAATCTTATGAATAATTTTGATGT GGCATCTAAGAAAGAGAATGTACTTATTGATAAAACAAGAAATAAAGCAGAAAGAGCAAAGATGGCTGGTTCCACTTGTTGGGAATGTGAAAAG TATTATGGTAACCTTGGACTCTCTAAGGAAGAAATGAAAACTAGGCAAAAGCAATGCTCTCGTCATAGGATTAATAAAGAGAAACCAAGATCTCCTGAAG GATTTTGGTATCCTCTGTTTCCTGAACCGTACGCGTCCAGTATCGAAAATGACTGA